GCGACCGAGGACACGGCCTGCTGGAGGGTGCTGTCGCGGCTGTCCGCGGAATCCGAGGGGCCCGGAAGGGGAGCCGGATGGCGCGGGGTCATGCCGGAATTCTAGCCGATACCCCGGCCCGCCAGCTGTCGAGGAGGGGGTGTCCGCGGCCGGTCCGGCCGGGTATGCAGGCCTTTGCCCGGCAACTGCCGGTACGGTGGAGGTATCCGGGGCGCAGGCGCCCCGTGTCGTGAATGCCTCCGGCCCGGACCGGAGCGGAAACCAGGGGAGGGCAGCCGGGCGTGAGTCTGAAGTTCCCCGGAGTCGGCTACAGCTTCTACGAACGCAGGCTGCAGCGGAACCTCGCGCCCGAGCGCATCCCGCACCACATCGGCGTCATGGTGGACGGCAACCGGCGCTGGGCCCGGCTCGCAGGGGCTCCGACGAGCCACGGGCACCAGGCGGGTGCGGACAAGATCCACGAGTTCCTCGGCTGGTGCGAGGAACTCGGCGTCGACGTCGTGACCCTGTACATGCTGTCCACGGACAACATGGGCCGGCCCCAGGAGGAGATCGACCAGCTCCTCGACATCATCGCCAACACCCTCGACCGCCTGGGGGAGAGCAACCGCGTGCGGGTGCAGCCCGTCGGTGCCCTCGATCTCCTGCCCGAAGACCTCGCGGACAAGCTCACAGACCTGGCGGCATCCACCGAGAAGATCGACGGCCTCCACGTCAACGTGGCCGTGGGGTACGGGGGACGGCGGGAGATCGTCGACGCCGTCAAGGAGCTGATGAGGGATGCCGCGGCGAAGGGCATGTCGCTCGAGACCCTTGCCGAGGAACTGACGGACCAGCACATCTCCTCCTTCCTGTACACCCGCGGGCAGCAGGACCCGGACCTCGTGATCCGTACCTCGGGGG
This genomic interval from Arthrobacter agilis contains the following:
- a CDS encoding isoprenyl transferase, producing MKFPGVGYSFYERRLQRNLAPERIPHHIGVMVDGNRRWARLAGAPTSHGHQAGADKIHEFLGWCEELGVDVVTLYMLSTDNMGRPQEEIDQLLDIIANTLDRLGESNRVRVQPVGALDLLPEDLADKLTDLAASTEKIDGLHVNVAVGYGGRREIVDAVKELMRDAAAKGMSLETLAEELTDQHISSFLYTRGQQDPDLVIRTSGEQRLSGFLMWQSAYSEFYFCEALWPDFRRVDFLRALRDYGRRQRRFGS